A genomic stretch from Neomonachus schauinslandi chromosome 16, ASM220157v2, whole genome shotgun sequence includes:
- the ZDHHC1 gene encoding palmitoyltransferase ZDHHC1 isoform X2 — protein MFSSQQAFTEHLLCTRLMLSLLFLPLEMNICNKPSNKTAPEKSVWTAPAQARRPSPELQGQRSRRNGWSWPPHPLQIVAWLLYLFFAVIGFGVLVPLLPHHWGEVELTRGGIKMPWRLLGTVTNTNLHEPGGVTALASATTPRSRGHGYKAGRSGCSRWPCAPVKRVPRRVCPDANVRDKSYAGPLPIFNRSQHAHVIEDLHCNLCDVDVSARSKHCSACNKCVCGFDHHCKWLNNCVGERNYRLFLHSVASALLGVLLLVLVATYVFVEFFVNPMRLRTNHHFEVLKNHTDVWFVFLPAAPVETQAPAILALAALLILLGLLSTALLGHLFCFHIYLMWHKLTTYEYIVQHRLPQEAKGAHRELESCPPKMRPIQEMEFYMRTFSHVRPEPPGQARPATVNANLSQFFATRGQVEPPPPSSPETQALPPRIRPQKKRKRRVYKVPTSGTLDPESPLPRLPVPRAPGRSSSSASDSAGASPVHAAGPAGTYHSASAESMDEIPVAQTRLGSASLAAPGGRGRETGLALQVRAPAVFVSPSSGEPGARGGPEAGLA, from the exons ATGTTTTCAAGTcagcaagcatttactgagcatctactatgtacaaG GCTAATgctctctctgctttttcttcctctggagaTGAACATCTGCAACAAGCCCTCCAACAAGACAGCCCCTGAGAAGAGTGTGTGGACAGCGCCTGCACAGGCCCGCAGACCGTCCCCCGAGCTGCAGGGCCAGCGGTCGCGCCGGAACGGGTGGAGCTGGCCCCCTCACCCTCTCCAGATTGTGGCTTGGCTGCTGTACCTCTTCTTTGCTGTCATCGGCTTTGGGGTCCTTGTTCCCCTCCTGCCTCACCACTGG GGTGAGGTTGAATTGACAAGAGGAGGGATAAAGATGCCCTGGAGACTCCTGGGAACAGTGACAAACACAAACTTGCATGAGCCTGGCGGTGTGACTGCCCTAGCCTCGGCCACAACTCCCAGGAGCAGGGGACATGGCTACAAGGCTGGGAGATCGGGGTGCAGCAGATGGCCATGTGCCCCTGTCAAGAGGGTCCCCAGGAGAGTGTGCCCTG ATGCCAACGTGCGGGACAAGAGCTATGCAGGGCCCCTGCCCATCTTCAACCGCAGCCAACACGCACATGTCATTGAAGATCTGCACTGCAACCTGTGCGACGTAGatgt GAGCGCTCGCTCCAAGCACTGCAGCGCCTGCAACAAGTGCGTGTGCGGTTTTGACCACCACTGCAAGTGGCTCAACAACTGCGTGGGCGAGAGGAACTACCG GCTCTTTCTACACAGTGTGGCATCTGCCTTACTGGGTGTCCTGCTCCTCGTGCTGGTGGCCACTTATGTCTTTGTGGAGTTCTTTGTCAACCCCATGCGGCTGCGCACCAATCACCACTTTGAAG TGCTGAAGAATCACACGGATGTGTGGTTTGTGTTCCTGCCCGCTGCCCCTGTGGAGACACAGGCTCCTGCCATCCTGGCCCTGGCCGCCCTGCTCATCCTTCTGGGCCTGCTTTCCACAGCCCTGCTGGGCCACCTGTTCTGCTTCCACATTTATCTCA TGTGGCACAAGCTCACCACCTATGAGTACATCGTGCAGCATCGCCTACCACAGGAGGCAAAGGGGGCCCACAGGGAGCTCGAGTCCTGTCCCCCCAAGATGCGGCCCATTCAG gagATGGAGTTCTACATGCGGACCTTCAGCCACGTGCGCCCAGAACCCCCTGGCCAGGCCAGGCCTGCCACAGTGAATGCCAA TCTTTCCCAGTTCTTTGCCACCCGAGGCCAAGTGGAACCCCCACCGCCCTCCTCCCCAGAGACTCAGGCTCTGCCCCCCCGGATCCGACCCCAG AAAAAGAGGAAGCGGCGTGTGTATAAGGTGCCAACCTCTGGGACCTTGGACCCTGAATCGCCGCTGCCCAGGCTGCCGG TGCCCCGGGCCCCAGGCCGCAGCTCCAGCTCGGCATCCGACTCCGCGGGCGCCAGCCCAGTGCACGCCGCTGGGCCTGCAGGCACCTACCACTCGGCGTCAGCCGAGTCCATGGACGAGATTCCAGTGGCCCAGACGCGCCTGGGCAGCGCCTCCCTGGCGGCCCCAGGGGGCAGGGGCCGAGAGACCGGGCTGGCGCTGCAGGTGCGTGCGCCCGCGGTTTTCGTGAGCCCGAGCAGCGGCGAGCCCGGGGCGCGGGGCGGCCCGGAGGCTGGCCTGGCTTAG
- the ZDHHC1 gene encoding palmitoyltransferase ZDHHC1 isoform X1, producing MFSSQQAFTEHLLCTRLMLSLLFLPLEMNICNKPSNKTAPEKSVWTAPAQARRPSPELQGQRSRRNGWSWPPHPLQIVAWLLYLFFAVIGFGVLVPLLPHHWGEVELTRGGIKMPWRLLGTVTNTNLHEPGGVTALASATTPRSRGHGYKAGRSGCSRWPCAPVKRVPRRVCPADANVRDKSYAGPLPIFNRSQHAHVIEDLHCNLCDVDVSARSKHCSACNKCVCGFDHHCKWLNNCVGERNYRLFLHSVASALLGVLLLVLVATYVFVEFFVNPMRLRTNHHFEVLKNHTDVWFVFLPAAPVETQAPAILALAALLILLGLLSTALLGHLFCFHIYLMWHKLTTYEYIVQHRLPQEAKGAHRELESCPPKMRPIQEMEFYMRTFSHVRPEPPGQARPATVNANLSQFFATRGQVEPPPPSSPETQALPPRIRPQKKRKRRVYKVPTSGTLDPESPLPRLPVPRAPGRSSSSASDSAGASPVHAAGPAGTYHSASAESMDEIPVAQTRLGSASLAAPGGRGRETGLALQVRAPAVFVSPSSGEPGARGGPEAGLA from the exons ATGTTTTCAAGTcagcaagcatttactgagcatctactatgtacaaG GCTAATgctctctctgctttttcttcctctggagaTGAACATCTGCAACAAGCCCTCCAACAAGACAGCCCCTGAGAAGAGTGTGTGGACAGCGCCTGCACAGGCCCGCAGACCGTCCCCCGAGCTGCAGGGCCAGCGGTCGCGCCGGAACGGGTGGAGCTGGCCCCCTCACCCTCTCCAGATTGTGGCTTGGCTGCTGTACCTCTTCTTTGCTGTCATCGGCTTTGGGGTCCTTGTTCCCCTCCTGCCTCACCACTGG GGTGAGGTTGAATTGACAAGAGGAGGGATAAAGATGCCCTGGAGACTCCTGGGAACAGTGACAAACACAAACTTGCATGAGCCTGGCGGTGTGACTGCCCTAGCCTCGGCCACAACTCCCAGGAGCAGGGGACATGGCTACAAGGCTGGGAGATCGGGGTGCAGCAGATGGCCATGTGCCCCTGTCAAGAGGGTCCCCAGGAGAGTGTGCCCTG CAGATGCCAACGTGCGGGACAAGAGCTATGCAGGGCCCCTGCCCATCTTCAACCGCAGCCAACACGCACATGTCATTGAAGATCTGCACTGCAACCTGTGCGACGTAGatgt GAGCGCTCGCTCCAAGCACTGCAGCGCCTGCAACAAGTGCGTGTGCGGTTTTGACCACCACTGCAAGTGGCTCAACAACTGCGTGGGCGAGAGGAACTACCG GCTCTTTCTACACAGTGTGGCATCTGCCTTACTGGGTGTCCTGCTCCTCGTGCTGGTGGCCACTTATGTCTTTGTGGAGTTCTTTGTCAACCCCATGCGGCTGCGCACCAATCACCACTTTGAAG TGCTGAAGAATCACACGGATGTGTGGTTTGTGTTCCTGCCCGCTGCCCCTGTGGAGACACAGGCTCCTGCCATCCTGGCCCTGGCCGCCCTGCTCATCCTTCTGGGCCTGCTTTCCACAGCCCTGCTGGGCCACCTGTTCTGCTTCCACATTTATCTCA TGTGGCACAAGCTCACCACCTATGAGTACATCGTGCAGCATCGCCTACCACAGGAGGCAAAGGGGGCCCACAGGGAGCTCGAGTCCTGTCCCCCCAAGATGCGGCCCATTCAG gagATGGAGTTCTACATGCGGACCTTCAGCCACGTGCGCCCAGAACCCCCTGGCCAGGCCAGGCCTGCCACAGTGAATGCCAA TCTTTCCCAGTTCTTTGCCACCCGAGGCCAAGTGGAACCCCCACCGCCCTCCTCCCCAGAGACTCAGGCTCTGCCCCCCCGGATCCGACCCCAG AAAAAGAGGAAGCGGCGTGTGTATAAGGTGCCAACCTCTGGGACCTTGGACCCTGAATCGCCGCTGCCCAGGCTGCCGG TGCCCCGGGCCCCAGGCCGCAGCTCCAGCTCGGCATCCGACTCCGCGGGCGCCAGCCCAGTGCACGCCGCTGGGCCTGCAGGCACCTACCACTCGGCGTCAGCCGAGTCCATGGACGAGATTCCAGTGGCCCAGACGCGCCTGGGCAGCGCCTCCCTGGCGGCCCCAGGGGGCAGGGGCCGAGAGACCGGGCTGGCGCTGCAGGTGCGTGCGCCCGCGGTTTTCGTGAGCCCGAGCAGCGGCGAGCCCGGGGCGCGGGGCGGCCCGGAGGCTGGCCTGGCTTAG
- the ZDHHC1 gene encoding palmitoyltransferase ZDHHC1 isoform X6, with product MPWRLLGTVTNTNLHEPGGVTALASATTPRSRGHGYKAGRSGCSRWPCAPVKRVPRRVCPADANVRDKSYAGPLPIFNRSQHAHVIEDLHCNLCDVDVSARSKHCSACNKCVCGFDHHCKWLNNCVGERNYRLFLHSVASALLGVLLLVLVATYVFVEFFVNPMRLRTNHHFEVLKNHTDVWFVFLPAAPVETQAPAILALAALLILLGLLSTALLGHLFCFHIYLMWHKLTTYEYIVQHRLPQEAKGAHRELESCPPKMRPIQEMEFYMRTFSHVRPEPPGQARPATVNANLSQFFATRGQVEPPPPSSPETQALPPRIRPQKKRKRRVYKVPTSGTLDPESPLPRLPVPRAPGRSSSSASDSAGASPVHAAGPAGTYHSASAESMDEIPVAQTRLGSASLAAPGGRGRETGLALQVRAPAVFVSPSSGEPGARGGPEAGLA from the exons ATGCCCTGGAGACTCCTGGGAACAGTGACAAACACAAACTTGCATGAGCCTGGCGGTGTGACTGCCCTAGCCTCGGCCACAACTCCCAGGAGCAGGGGACATGGCTACAAGGCTGGGAGATCGGGGTGCAGCAGATGGCCATGTGCCCCTGTCAAGAGGGTCCCCAGGAGAGTGTGCCCTG CAGATGCCAACGTGCGGGACAAGAGCTATGCAGGGCCCCTGCCCATCTTCAACCGCAGCCAACACGCACATGTCATTGAAGATCTGCACTGCAACCTGTGCGACGTAGatgt GAGCGCTCGCTCCAAGCACTGCAGCGCCTGCAACAAGTGCGTGTGCGGTTTTGACCACCACTGCAAGTGGCTCAACAACTGCGTGGGCGAGAGGAACTACCG GCTCTTTCTACACAGTGTGGCATCTGCCTTACTGGGTGTCCTGCTCCTCGTGCTGGTGGCCACTTATGTCTTTGTGGAGTTCTTTGTCAACCCCATGCGGCTGCGCACCAATCACCACTTTGAAG TGCTGAAGAATCACACGGATGTGTGGTTTGTGTTCCTGCCCGCTGCCCCTGTGGAGACACAGGCTCCTGCCATCCTGGCCCTGGCCGCCCTGCTCATCCTTCTGGGCCTGCTTTCCACAGCCCTGCTGGGCCACCTGTTCTGCTTCCACATTTATCTCA TGTGGCACAAGCTCACCACCTATGAGTACATCGTGCAGCATCGCCTACCACAGGAGGCAAAGGGGGCCCACAGGGAGCTCGAGTCCTGTCCCCCCAAGATGCGGCCCATTCAG gagATGGAGTTCTACATGCGGACCTTCAGCCACGTGCGCCCAGAACCCCCTGGCCAGGCCAGGCCTGCCACAGTGAATGCCAA TCTTTCCCAGTTCTTTGCCACCCGAGGCCAAGTGGAACCCCCACCGCCCTCCTCCCCAGAGACTCAGGCTCTGCCCCCCCGGATCCGACCCCAG AAAAAGAGGAAGCGGCGTGTGTATAAGGTGCCAACCTCTGGGACCTTGGACCCTGAATCGCCGCTGCCCAGGCTGCCGG TGCCCCGGGCCCCAGGCCGCAGCTCCAGCTCGGCATCCGACTCCGCGGGCGCCAGCCCAGTGCACGCCGCTGGGCCTGCAGGCACCTACCACTCGGCGTCAGCCGAGTCCATGGACGAGATTCCAGTGGCCCAGACGCGCCTGGGCAGCGCCTCCCTGGCGGCCCCAGGGGGCAGGGGCCGAGAGACCGGGCTGGCGCTGCAGGTGCGTGCGCCCGCGGTTTTCGTGAGCCCGAGCAGCGGCGAGCCCGGGGCGCGGGGCGGCCCGGAGGCTGGCCTGGCTTAG
- the ZDHHC1 gene encoding palmitoyltransferase ZDHHC1 isoform X5, which produces MYKMNICNKPSNKTAPEKSVWTAPAQARRPSPELQGQRSRRNGWSWPPHPLQIVAWLLYLFFAVIGFGVLVPLLPHHWVPTGYACMGAIFAGHLVVHLTAVSIDPADANVRDKSYAGPLPIFNRSQHAHVIEDLHCNLCDVDVSARSKHCSACNKCVCGFDHHCKWLNNCVGERNYRLFLHSVASALLGVLLLVLVATYVFVEFFVNPMRLRTNHHFEVLKNHTDVWFVFLPAAPVETQAPAILALAALLILLGLLSTALLGHLFCFHIYLMWHKLTTYEYIVQHRLPQEAKGAHRELESCPPKMRPIQEMEFYMRTFSHVRPEPPGQARPATVNANLSQFFATRGQVEPPPPSSPETQALPPRIRPQKKRKRRVYKVPTSGTLDPESPLPRLPVPRAPGRSSSSASDSAGASPVHAAGPAGTYHSASAESMDEIPVAQTRLGSASLAAPGGRGRETGLALQVRAPAVFVSPSSGEPGARGGPEAGLA; this is translated from the exons atgtacaaG aTGAACATCTGCAACAAGCCCTCCAACAAGACAGCCCCTGAGAAGAGTGTGTGGACAGCGCCTGCACAGGCCCGCAGACCGTCCCCCGAGCTGCAGGGCCAGCGGTCGCGCCGGAACGGGTGGAGCTGGCCCCCTCACCCTCTCCAGATTGTGGCTTGGCTGCTGTACCTCTTCTTTGCTGTCATCGGCTTTGGGGTCCTTGTTCCCCTCCTGCCTCACCACTGGGTGCCCACTGGCTATGCT TGCATGGGCGCCATCTTTGCCGGCCACCTCGTGGTTCACCTGACCGCTGTCTCCATCGATCCAGCAGATGCCAACGTGCGGGACAAGAGCTATGCAGGGCCCCTGCCCATCTTCAACCGCAGCCAACACGCACATGTCATTGAAGATCTGCACTGCAACCTGTGCGACGTAGatgt GAGCGCTCGCTCCAAGCACTGCAGCGCCTGCAACAAGTGCGTGTGCGGTTTTGACCACCACTGCAAGTGGCTCAACAACTGCGTGGGCGAGAGGAACTACCG GCTCTTTCTACACAGTGTGGCATCTGCCTTACTGGGTGTCCTGCTCCTCGTGCTGGTGGCCACTTATGTCTTTGTGGAGTTCTTTGTCAACCCCATGCGGCTGCGCACCAATCACCACTTTGAAG TGCTGAAGAATCACACGGATGTGTGGTTTGTGTTCCTGCCCGCTGCCCCTGTGGAGACACAGGCTCCTGCCATCCTGGCCCTGGCCGCCCTGCTCATCCTTCTGGGCCTGCTTTCCACAGCCCTGCTGGGCCACCTGTTCTGCTTCCACATTTATCTCA TGTGGCACAAGCTCACCACCTATGAGTACATCGTGCAGCATCGCCTACCACAGGAGGCAAAGGGGGCCCACAGGGAGCTCGAGTCCTGTCCCCCCAAGATGCGGCCCATTCAG gagATGGAGTTCTACATGCGGACCTTCAGCCACGTGCGCCCAGAACCCCCTGGCCAGGCCAGGCCTGCCACAGTGAATGCCAA TCTTTCCCAGTTCTTTGCCACCCGAGGCCAAGTGGAACCCCCACCGCCCTCCTCCCCAGAGACTCAGGCTCTGCCCCCCCGGATCCGACCCCAG AAAAAGAGGAAGCGGCGTGTGTATAAGGTGCCAACCTCTGGGACCTTGGACCCTGAATCGCCGCTGCCCAGGCTGCCGG TGCCCCGGGCCCCAGGCCGCAGCTCCAGCTCGGCATCCGACTCCGCGGGCGCCAGCCCAGTGCACGCCGCTGGGCCTGCAGGCACCTACCACTCGGCGTCAGCCGAGTCCATGGACGAGATTCCAGTGGCCCAGACGCGCCTGGGCAGCGCCTCCCTGGCGGCCCCAGGGGGCAGGGGCCGAGAGACCGGGCTGGCGCTGCAGGTGCGTGCGCCCGCGGTTTTCGTGAGCCCGAGCAGCGGCGAGCCCGGGGCGCGGGGCGGCCCGGAGGCTGGCCTGGCTTAG
- the ZDHHC1 gene encoding palmitoyltransferase ZDHHC1 isoform X3: MYKMNICNKPSNKTAPEKSVWTAPAQARRPSPELQGQRSRRNGWSWPPHPLQIVAWLLYLFFAVIGFGVLVPLLPHHWGEVELTRGGIKMPWRLLGTVTNTNLHEPGGVTALASATTPRSRGHGYKAGRSGCSRWPCAPVKRVPRRVCPADANVRDKSYAGPLPIFNRSQHAHVIEDLHCNLCDVDVSARSKHCSACNKCVCGFDHHCKWLNNCVGERNYRLFLHSVASALLGVLLLVLVATYVFVEFFVNPMRLRTNHHFEVLKNHTDVWFVFLPAAPVETQAPAILALAALLILLGLLSTALLGHLFCFHIYLMWHKLTTYEYIVQHRLPQEAKGAHRELESCPPKMRPIQEMEFYMRTFSHVRPEPPGQARPATVNANLSQFFATRGQVEPPPPSSPETQALPPRIRPQKKRKRRVYKVPTSGTLDPESPLPRLPVPRAPGRSSSSASDSAGASPVHAAGPAGTYHSASAESMDEIPVAQTRLGSASLAAPGGRGRETGLALQVRAPAVFVSPSSGEPGARGGPEAGLA; encoded by the exons atgtacaaG aTGAACATCTGCAACAAGCCCTCCAACAAGACAGCCCCTGAGAAGAGTGTGTGGACAGCGCCTGCACAGGCCCGCAGACCGTCCCCCGAGCTGCAGGGCCAGCGGTCGCGCCGGAACGGGTGGAGCTGGCCCCCTCACCCTCTCCAGATTGTGGCTTGGCTGCTGTACCTCTTCTTTGCTGTCATCGGCTTTGGGGTCCTTGTTCCCCTCCTGCCTCACCACTGG GGTGAGGTTGAATTGACAAGAGGAGGGATAAAGATGCCCTGGAGACTCCTGGGAACAGTGACAAACACAAACTTGCATGAGCCTGGCGGTGTGACTGCCCTAGCCTCGGCCACAACTCCCAGGAGCAGGGGACATGGCTACAAGGCTGGGAGATCGGGGTGCAGCAGATGGCCATGTGCCCCTGTCAAGAGGGTCCCCAGGAGAGTGTGCCCTG CAGATGCCAACGTGCGGGACAAGAGCTATGCAGGGCCCCTGCCCATCTTCAACCGCAGCCAACACGCACATGTCATTGAAGATCTGCACTGCAACCTGTGCGACGTAGatgt GAGCGCTCGCTCCAAGCACTGCAGCGCCTGCAACAAGTGCGTGTGCGGTTTTGACCACCACTGCAAGTGGCTCAACAACTGCGTGGGCGAGAGGAACTACCG GCTCTTTCTACACAGTGTGGCATCTGCCTTACTGGGTGTCCTGCTCCTCGTGCTGGTGGCCACTTATGTCTTTGTGGAGTTCTTTGTCAACCCCATGCGGCTGCGCACCAATCACCACTTTGAAG TGCTGAAGAATCACACGGATGTGTGGTTTGTGTTCCTGCCCGCTGCCCCTGTGGAGACACAGGCTCCTGCCATCCTGGCCCTGGCCGCCCTGCTCATCCTTCTGGGCCTGCTTTCCACAGCCCTGCTGGGCCACCTGTTCTGCTTCCACATTTATCTCA TGTGGCACAAGCTCACCACCTATGAGTACATCGTGCAGCATCGCCTACCACAGGAGGCAAAGGGGGCCCACAGGGAGCTCGAGTCCTGTCCCCCCAAGATGCGGCCCATTCAG gagATGGAGTTCTACATGCGGACCTTCAGCCACGTGCGCCCAGAACCCCCTGGCCAGGCCAGGCCTGCCACAGTGAATGCCAA TCTTTCCCAGTTCTTTGCCACCCGAGGCCAAGTGGAACCCCCACCGCCCTCCTCCCCAGAGACTCAGGCTCTGCCCCCCCGGATCCGACCCCAG AAAAAGAGGAAGCGGCGTGTGTATAAGGTGCCAACCTCTGGGACCTTGGACCCTGAATCGCCGCTGCCCAGGCTGCCGG TGCCCCGGGCCCCAGGCCGCAGCTCCAGCTCGGCATCCGACTCCGCGGGCGCCAGCCCAGTGCACGCCGCTGGGCCTGCAGGCACCTACCACTCGGCGTCAGCCGAGTCCATGGACGAGATTCCAGTGGCCCAGACGCGCCTGGGCAGCGCCTCCCTGGCGGCCCCAGGGGGCAGGGGCCGAGAGACCGGGCTGGCGCTGCAGGTGCGTGCGCCCGCGGTTTTCGTGAGCCCGAGCAGCGGCGAGCCCGGGGCGCGGGGCGGCCCGGAGGCTGGCCTGGCTTAG
- the ZDHHC1 gene encoding palmitoyltransferase ZDHHC1 isoform X7: MFSSQQAFTEHLLCTRLMLSLLFLPLEMNICNKPSNKTAPEKSVWTAPAQARRPSPELQGQRSRRNGWSWPPHPLQIVAWLLYLFFAVIGFGVLVPLLPHHWGEVELTRGGIKMPWRLLGTVTNTNLHEPGGVTALASATTPRSRGHGYKAGRSGCSRWPCAPVKRVPRRVCPADANVRDKSYAGPLPIFNRSQHAHVIEDLHCNLCDVDVSARSKHCSACNKCVCGFDHHCKWLNNCVGERNYRLFLHSVASALLGVLLLVLVATYVFVEFFVNPMRLRTNHHFEVLKNHTDVWFVFLPAAPVETQAPAILALAALLILLGLLSTALLGHLFCFHIYLMWHKLTTYEYIVQHRLPQEAKGAHRELESCPPKMRPIQGRARLQGLGGLGEC, translated from the exons ATGTTTTCAAGTcagcaagcatttactgagcatctactatgtacaaG GCTAATgctctctctgctttttcttcctctggagaTGAACATCTGCAACAAGCCCTCCAACAAGACAGCCCCTGAGAAGAGTGTGTGGACAGCGCCTGCACAGGCCCGCAGACCGTCCCCCGAGCTGCAGGGCCAGCGGTCGCGCCGGAACGGGTGGAGCTGGCCCCCTCACCCTCTCCAGATTGTGGCTTGGCTGCTGTACCTCTTCTTTGCTGTCATCGGCTTTGGGGTCCTTGTTCCCCTCCTGCCTCACCACTGG GGTGAGGTTGAATTGACAAGAGGAGGGATAAAGATGCCCTGGAGACTCCTGGGAACAGTGACAAACACAAACTTGCATGAGCCTGGCGGTGTGACTGCCCTAGCCTCGGCCACAACTCCCAGGAGCAGGGGACATGGCTACAAGGCTGGGAGATCGGGGTGCAGCAGATGGCCATGTGCCCCTGTCAAGAGGGTCCCCAGGAGAGTGTGCCCTG CAGATGCCAACGTGCGGGACAAGAGCTATGCAGGGCCCCTGCCCATCTTCAACCGCAGCCAACACGCACATGTCATTGAAGATCTGCACTGCAACCTGTGCGACGTAGatgt GAGCGCTCGCTCCAAGCACTGCAGCGCCTGCAACAAGTGCGTGTGCGGTTTTGACCACCACTGCAAGTGGCTCAACAACTGCGTGGGCGAGAGGAACTACCG GCTCTTTCTACACAGTGTGGCATCTGCCTTACTGGGTGTCCTGCTCCTCGTGCTGGTGGCCACTTATGTCTTTGTGGAGTTCTTTGTCAACCCCATGCGGCTGCGCACCAATCACCACTTTGAAG TGCTGAAGAATCACACGGATGTGTGGTTTGTGTTCCTGCCCGCTGCCCCTGTGGAGACACAGGCTCCTGCCATCCTGGCCCTGGCCGCCCTGCTCATCCTTCTGGGCCTGCTTTCCACAGCCCTGCTGGGCCACCTGTTCTGCTTCCACATTTATCTCA TGTGGCACAAGCTCACCACCTATGAGTACATCGTGCAGCATCGCCTACCACAGGAGGCAAAGGGGGCCCACAGGGAGCTCGAGTCCTGTCCCCCCAAGATGCGGCCCATTCAG GGGCGGGCCAGGCTGCAAggcctgggaggcctgggggaaTGCTGA
- the ZDHHC1 gene encoding palmitoyltransferase ZDHHC1 isoform X4 — MFSSQQAFTEHLLCTRLMLSLLFLPLEMNICNKPSNKTAPEKSVWTAPAQARRPSPELQGQRSRRNGWSWPPHPLQIVAWLLYLFFAVIGFGVLVPLLPHHWVPTGYACMGAIFAGHLVVHLTAVSIDPADANVRDKSYAGPLPIFNRSQHAHVIEDLHCNLCDVDVSARSKHCSACNKCVCGFDHHCKWLNNCVGERNYRLFLHSVASALLGVLLLVLVATYVFVEFFVNPMRLRTNHHFEVLKNHTDVWFVFLPAAPVETQAPAILALAALLILLGLLSTALLGHLFCFHIYLMWHKLTTYEYIVQHRLPQEAKGAHRELESCPPKMRPIQEMEFYMRTFSHVRPEPPGQARPATVNANLSQFFATRGQVEPPPPSSPETQALPPRIRPQKKRKRRVYKVPTSGTLDPESPLPRLPVPRAPGRSSSSASDSAGASPVHAAGPAGTYHSASAESMDEIPVAQTRLGSASLAAPGGRGRETGLALQVRAPAVFVSPSSGEPGARGGPEAGLA, encoded by the exons ATGTTTTCAAGTcagcaagcatttactgagcatctactatgtacaaG GCTAATgctctctctgctttttcttcctctggagaTGAACATCTGCAACAAGCCCTCCAACAAGACAGCCCCTGAGAAGAGTGTGTGGACAGCGCCTGCACAGGCCCGCAGACCGTCCCCCGAGCTGCAGGGCCAGCGGTCGCGCCGGAACGGGTGGAGCTGGCCCCCTCACCCTCTCCAGATTGTGGCTTGGCTGCTGTACCTCTTCTTTGCTGTCATCGGCTTTGGGGTCCTTGTTCCCCTCCTGCCTCACCACTGGGTGCCCACTGGCTATGCT TGCATGGGCGCCATCTTTGCCGGCCACCTCGTGGTTCACCTGACCGCTGTCTCCATCGATCCAGCAGATGCCAACGTGCGGGACAAGAGCTATGCAGGGCCCCTGCCCATCTTCAACCGCAGCCAACACGCACATGTCATTGAAGATCTGCACTGCAACCTGTGCGACGTAGatgt GAGCGCTCGCTCCAAGCACTGCAGCGCCTGCAACAAGTGCGTGTGCGGTTTTGACCACCACTGCAAGTGGCTCAACAACTGCGTGGGCGAGAGGAACTACCG GCTCTTTCTACACAGTGTGGCATCTGCCTTACTGGGTGTCCTGCTCCTCGTGCTGGTGGCCACTTATGTCTTTGTGGAGTTCTTTGTCAACCCCATGCGGCTGCGCACCAATCACCACTTTGAAG TGCTGAAGAATCACACGGATGTGTGGTTTGTGTTCCTGCCCGCTGCCCCTGTGGAGACACAGGCTCCTGCCATCCTGGCCCTGGCCGCCCTGCTCATCCTTCTGGGCCTGCTTTCCACAGCCCTGCTGGGCCACCTGTTCTGCTTCCACATTTATCTCA TGTGGCACAAGCTCACCACCTATGAGTACATCGTGCAGCATCGCCTACCACAGGAGGCAAAGGGGGCCCACAGGGAGCTCGAGTCCTGTCCCCCCAAGATGCGGCCCATTCAG gagATGGAGTTCTACATGCGGACCTTCAGCCACGTGCGCCCAGAACCCCCTGGCCAGGCCAGGCCTGCCACAGTGAATGCCAA TCTTTCCCAGTTCTTTGCCACCCGAGGCCAAGTGGAACCCCCACCGCCCTCCTCCCCAGAGACTCAGGCTCTGCCCCCCCGGATCCGACCCCAG AAAAAGAGGAAGCGGCGTGTGTATAAGGTGCCAACCTCTGGGACCTTGGACCCTGAATCGCCGCTGCCCAGGCTGCCGG TGCCCCGGGCCCCAGGCCGCAGCTCCAGCTCGGCATCCGACTCCGCGGGCGCCAGCCCAGTGCACGCCGCTGGGCCTGCAGGCACCTACCACTCGGCGTCAGCCGAGTCCATGGACGAGATTCCAGTGGCCCAGACGCGCCTGGGCAGCGCCTCCCTGGCGGCCCCAGGGGGCAGGGGCCGAGAGACCGGGCTGGCGCTGCAGGTGCGTGCGCCCGCGGTTTTCGTGAGCCCGAGCAGCGGCGAGCCCGGGGCGCGGGGCGGCCCGGAGGCTGGCCTGGCTTAG